From Rhodoferax sp. AJA081-3, the proteins below share one genomic window:
- a CDS encoding GMP reductase — MEIFDYDNILLLPRKCRVESRSECDAGVELGGRKFRIPVVPANMKTVVNEDICVWLAQNGYFYVMHRFDFDNLQFVKDMKAKGLFASISLGVKPPDYATVDALLAQGLAPEYITIDIAHGHADSVKNMIAYIKDKLPTSFIIAGNVATPEAVIDLENWGADATKVGIGPGKVCITKLKTGFGTGGWQLSALKWCARVATKPIIADGGIREHGDIAKSIRFGATLVMIGSMLAGHEESPGQTVEVDGKLYKEYYGSASDFNKGEYKHVEGKRILEPIKGKLAETMVEMEQDIQSSISYSGGKKLMDIRKVNYVTLGGDNAGEHLLM; from the coding sequence ATGGAAATTTTTGACTACGACAACATTCTGCTGTTACCCCGCAAGTGCCGGGTGGAGAGCCGCTCGGAATGTGATGCCGGTGTAGAGCTGGGGGGACGCAAGTTCCGTATCCCCGTAGTACCGGCCAATATGAAAACCGTGGTCAACGAGGACATCTGCGTCTGGCTGGCCCAAAACGGGTATTTCTACGTGATGCACCGGTTTGACTTTGACAACCTGCAATTTGTCAAAGACATGAAGGCCAAGGGCCTGTTTGCCTCGATCTCGCTGGGTGTCAAACCTCCCGATTACGCGACGGTAGACGCCTTGTTGGCGCAAGGCCTGGCACCCGAATACATCACCATCGACATTGCCCACGGCCATGCTGACAGTGTGAAGAACATGATTGCCTACATCAAGGACAAGCTGCCGACCAGCTTCATCATCGCTGGAAATGTGGCAACACCAGAAGCAGTCATCGACCTGGAAAACTGGGGTGCGGACGCCACCAAGGTGGGTATCGGCCCCGGCAAAGTCTGCATCACCAAACTCAAGACCGGTTTTGGCACCGGCGGTTGGCAATTGAGTGCCTTGAAGTGGTGTGCACGTGTGGCGACCAAGCCCATCATTGCCGATGGCGGCATCCGCGAACACGGTGACATCGCCAAGAGCATACGCTTCGGCGCCACCTTGGTCATGATCGGCTCCATGCTGGCTGGCCACGAAGAAAGCCCCGGCCAAACCGTGGAAGTGGATGGCAAGCTGTACAAGGAATACTACGGCTCGGCCAGCGACTTCAACAAGGGCGAGTACAAACACGTGGAAGGCAAGCGCATCCTGGAGCCCATCAAGGGCAAGTTGGCGGAGACCATGGTCGAGATGGAGCAGGATATCCAAAGCTCGATCAGCTACTCGGGTGGCAAAAAGCTGATGGACATCCGCAAGGTGAACTATGTCACGCTGGGCGGTGACAACGCGGGTGAACACCTGCTGATGTAG
- a CDS encoding FlgO family outer membrane protein encodes MNFKLILTAATAVALLGACGTPSNVRTDPTYDEAAASKFVSLNKEAVSKLVADFPGGDSPVLVATVVNVNDMRRTAPLGRTLSEQYASQLATSGFNVKEMKLRGDVFIREETGELLLSREIKDIARSHNASMVLVGTYSAAANFTYVSLKFVRTEDSRIVRAYDYALPNDKDVTKLLQVANANAR; translated from the coding sequence ATGAACTTCAAATTGATACTCACCGCCGCCACCGCCGTGGCTTTGTTGGGTGCCTGCGGCACGCCAAGCAATGTCCGCACGGATCCCACGTACGACGAAGCGGCTGCCAGCAAATTCGTGTCGCTGAACAAAGAAGCCGTCAGCAAGCTGGTTGCAGACTTTCCCGGTGGCGATTCACCCGTTTTGGTAGCCACCGTTGTGAATGTCAACGACATGCGCCGCACGGCTCCTTTGGGCCGCACGCTGTCTGAGCAATACGCTTCGCAATTGGCGACTTCTGGCTTTAATGTCAAGGAAATGAAGCTGCGTGGCGACGTGTTCATCCGTGAAGAAACCGGTGAACTGCTGTTGTCCCGTGAAATCAAGGACATTGCGCGCAGCCACAACGCCAGCATGGTGCTGGTCGGTACGTATTCGGCCGCTGCCAACTTCACCTATGTCAGCCTGAAGTTTGTACGCACCGAAGACAGCCGCATTGTGCGCGCCTATGACTACGCCCTGCCCAACGACAAGGACGTCACCAAACTGCTGCAGGTTGCTAACGCCAACGCGCGTTAA
- a CDS encoding homoserine kinase translates to MAVYTEVSFDEAAEFLQSLQLGTLQTLAGCSGGIENTNYFATTDEAPYVLTLFERLSMEQLPFYLRLMKHLAHHGIPVPDPATNRDGDVVHALKGKPAAVVNRLRGKSELAPTAAHCAEVGAMLARMHLAGRDFSMQQPHLRALDWWNETVPVILPFVPADQAALLQRELAYQNHVATFSAYGALPQGPIHADLFRDNVMFETPEGGTGQPVLSGFFDFYFAGIDTWLFDIAVCLNDWCIDLATGARDDARTHAFMDAYVSVRPLTAQERQLLPAMVRAAALRFWISRLWDLHLPREAAVLQAHDPDHFHRVLRQRILYPMTSSHIGAA, encoded by the coding sequence ATGGCGGTTTACACAGAGGTCTCATTCGACGAGGCCGCGGAATTCTTGCAAAGCCTGCAATTGGGAACCCTCCAGACGCTGGCGGGGTGCTCGGGCGGTATTGAAAACACCAACTATTTCGCCACCACCGACGAAGCGCCCTATGTGCTGACGCTGTTCGAGCGGCTGAGCATGGAGCAGTTGCCCTTCTACCTGCGGTTGATGAAACACCTGGCCCACCATGGCATCCCCGTGCCGGACCCGGCCACCAACCGCGATGGCGACGTGGTGCATGCCTTGAAGGGCAAACCGGCCGCCGTGGTCAACCGCCTGCGGGGCAAGAGTGAACTGGCCCCCACCGCGGCGCATTGTGCAGAAGTCGGCGCCATGCTGGCCCGTATGCATTTGGCTGGGCGCGACTTCAGCATGCAGCAGCCCCATTTGCGTGCGCTGGACTGGTGGAACGAAACCGTGCCGGTCATCCTGCCCTTTGTTCCCGCCGACCAGGCCGCCCTGTTGCAACGTGAACTGGCCTACCAGAACCACGTGGCCACGTTTTCGGCCTATGGCGCCCTGCCCCAAGGCCCCATCCACGCCGACCTGTTCCGTGACAACGTGATGTTCGAGACCCCGGAAGGCGGCACAGGCCAGCCGGTTCTGAGTGGATTCTTCGACTTTTACTTCGCCGGCATCGACACCTGGCTGTTTGACATTGCCGTGTGCCTGAACGACTGGTGCATAGACCTGGCCACCGGTGCCCGTGACGATGCCCGCACACACGCTTTTATGGATGCATATGTTTCCGTGCGGCCACTGACCGCGCAGGAGCGCCAGTTGTTACCGGCGATGGTGCGCGCCGCTGCGCTGCGCTTCTGGATTTCCAGGTTGTGGGACCTGCACCTGCCGCGTGAGGCCGCGGTTTTGCAGGCCCATGACCCCGACCACTTCCACCGTGTACTGCGCCAGCGTATCCTCTACCCCATGACCTCTTCACACATCGGCGCCGCATGA
- a CDS encoding iron dicitrate transport regulator FecR — MTQHYLEGRSESELLWFQRRSFLQAAAAWSAVGGLSAAHAQARGNVVELRGDATVNGKALEPNQSVQTGDEIATGPRSTLIFVVGNSAFHVRQNSNMVVERGPTINAVSLLRLLTGAVVSVWGKGSSRQIVTPTLTAGIRGTGVYTEIFSQQGGRTYFCNCYGVVDLASGNDREVSESNYHQAVWGEPMLDGRAALTPARAINHTDEELEYLARLIGERTAWQISGKKGSKETEREYGG; from the coding sequence ATGACCCAGCACTATCTTGAGGGAAGAAGCGAAAGCGAGCTCCTGTGGTTCCAGCGGCGTAGTTTTTTGCAGGCCGCAGCGGCCTGGTCGGCCGTCGGGGGTCTGAGCGCAGCCCATGCACAGGCCCGGGGCAACGTGGTGGAGTTGCGGGGTGATGCAACGGTGAACGGCAAGGCCCTGGAGCCCAACCAGTCGGTGCAAACCGGCGACGAAATCGCCACCGGCCCACGCTCCACACTGATCTTTGTTGTCGGCAACTCCGCTTTCCATGTGCGCCAAAACTCCAATATGGTGGTGGAGCGCGGACCTACCATCAACGCCGTCAGCCTGTTACGCCTGCTAACAGGCGCCGTGGTCAGCGTGTGGGGCAAGGGCAGCAGCCGCCAGATCGTGACACCTACGCTCACAGCCGGCATTCGGGGAACCGGGGTCTACACCGAAATATTCTCCCAGCAAGGCGGCCGTACGTACTTCTGCAACTGCTATGGCGTGGTGGACCTGGCCTCGGGCAACGACCGCGAAGTCTCGGAATCCAACTACCACCAAGCCGTGTGGGGCGAACCCATGTTGGACGGCCGTGCCGCCCTGACCCCCGCCCGGGCCATCAACCACACGGATGAAGAACTGGAATATCTGGCACGCCTGATCGGTGAACGCACGGCTTGGCAAATCAGTGGCAAAAAAGGCAGCAAAGAGACGGAGCGTGAATACGGGGGTTGA
- the polA gene encoding DNA polymerase I has translation MTDKKTLLLVDGSSYLYRAFFAGGGDMSITLPDGTVQKTGAIRIMVNMMQSLRKEYPAQYVACVFDAKGPTFRDTIYPQYKANRDPMPDDLRSQIAPIHEVVRLLGWPVLDVPGVEADDVIGTLAAAAASQGIEVIISSGDKDLAQLVNEHITIIDTMNGKRRDMAGVEAEFGVPASLMLDYQTLVGDTVDNVPGVSKVGPKTAVKWLQEYGSLQGVVDNAANIKGVVGENLRQALDWLPTGRSLLTIKTDCDLTGWVSGLPAMDSIAVGVQDTGALRIFCEKYGFKGLAKSLEAQLAAGNGVGSKPQSGAGSDPVSGRAKTSSPGLFDDDTSSDTGMGVRASSAALRGSDPHSYDTILTWEQFDTWLVKLQAAELTALDTETTSLDEMRAEIVGISFSVQPGEAAYIPLTHRYPDAPEQLDRDAVLAKLRPWLEDAAKKKLGQHIKYDRHVFANHGIEVQGYAHDTMLQSYVLEVHLPHGLSSLAERHVGRSGISFEDLCGKGANQISFDQVDIAKAAEYSCEDSDQTLDVHRVLWPQLEANDKLKFIYELEIASSETLYRIERNGVLIDAPTLAKQSHELGQRILQLESEAYEIAGQPFNLSSPKQLGEIFFDKLGMPVVKKTATGARSTDEEVLEKLAEDYPLPAKLLEHRGLAKLKGTYTDKLAQLALPRTGRVHTHYAQAVAVTGRLSSNDPNLQNIPIRTPEGRRVREAFVAPAGSVIASADYSQIELRIMAHISDDAALLKAFHDGLDVHRATAAEVFSVPVDQVSSEQRRYAKVINFGLIYGMSAFGLARNLGIDNTAAKNYIARYFERYPGVKNYMESTRALARQQGYVETVFGRRLQLGGIQSAKGAQLAGLERAAINAPMQGTAADLIKLSMNAVQQVLDREQRGTKMIMQVHDELVFEVPEAEVDWLRTEIPRLMAGVAELKVPLLAEVGVGPNWDKAH, from the coding sequence ATGACTGATAAGAAAACCCTGCTGCTGGTTGATGGCTCCAGCTACCTGTACCGTGCCTTTTTTGCAGGCGGCGGCGATATGAGCATCACGCTGCCCGACGGCACGGTGCAAAAGACCGGTGCGATACGCATCATGGTCAATATGATGCAGTCCCTGCGCAAGGAGTACCCGGCCCAGTATGTGGCCTGTGTGTTCGACGCCAAGGGCCCGACCTTCCGCGACACCATCTACCCCCAGTACAAGGCCAACCGCGACCCCATGCCGGATGATTTGCGCAGCCAGATTGCGCCCATCCACGAGGTGGTGCGCCTGCTGGGCTGGCCGGTGCTGGATGTGCCGGGCGTGGAAGCCGACGACGTCATCGGCACGCTGGCCGCCGCGGCCGCCAGCCAGGGCATCGAAGTCATCATCAGCAGCGGCGACAAGGACTTGGCCCAACTGGTCAACGAACACATCACCATCATTGACACCATGAATGGCAAGCGCCGCGACATGGCGGGGGTGGAGGCCGAGTTTGGTGTGCCGGCCAGTCTGATGCTGGACTACCAGACCCTGGTGGGTGACACCGTGGACAACGTGCCGGGTGTCTCCAAGGTCGGCCCCAAGACGGCTGTGAAGTGGTTGCAGGAATACGGCTCGCTGCAGGGCGTAGTGGACAACGCCGCCAACATCAAAGGTGTGGTGGGTGAGAACCTGCGCCAGGCGCTGGACTGGCTGCCCACGGGGCGTTCGCTGCTGACCATCAAGACGGATTGTGATCTGACGGGTTGGGTATCTGGCTTGCCTGCTATGGATTCGATAGCTGTAGGAGTACAAGATACGGGGGCTCTGCGCATATTTTGCGAGAAGTATGGGTTCAAGGGACTGGCCAAGTCGCTGGAGGCTCAGCTGGCCGCAGGAAATGGGGTCGGATCCAAGCCGCAAAGCGGCGCCGGCTCTGACCCCGTTTCCGGGCGAGCGAAGACGTCGTCGCCCGGTCTGTTCGATGACGACACTTCCTCCGACACCGGAATGGGGGTCAGAGCCAGCTCCGCTGCGCTGCGTGGATCCGACCCCCATTCCTACGACACCATCCTGACCTGGGAGCAGTTTGACACCTGGCTCGTCAAGCTGCAGGCTGCAGAGCTGACCGCGCTGGACACCGAAACCACCTCGCTGGACGAGATGCGCGCTGAAATCGTCGGCATCTCCTTCAGCGTCCAGCCTGGGGAGGCCGCCTACATCCCGCTGACCCACCGCTACCCCGACGCGCCAGAACAACTGGACCGTGACGCAGTACTGGCCAAACTCAGGCCTTGGCTGGAAGACGCCGCGAAAAAGAAGCTGGGCCAACACATCAAATACGACCGCCATGTCTTTGCCAACCACGGCATCGAGGTGCAGGGCTACGCGCACGACACCATGCTGCAAAGTTATGTGCTGGAAGTGCACCTGCCCCACGGCCTCAGTAGCCTGGCCGAACGCCATGTGGGGCGCAGCGGCATCAGTTTTGAAGACCTGTGTGGCAAGGGTGCCAACCAGATCTCGTTCGACCAGGTCGATATTGCCAAGGCCGCGGAATACTCCTGTGAAGACTCGGACCAGACGCTGGATGTGCACCGCGTGTTGTGGCCGCAGCTGGAGGCGAATGACAAACTCAAGTTCATCTACGAACTCGAAATCGCCAGCAGCGAGACGCTGTACCGCATCGAGCGCAATGGTGTGCTGATCGACGCGCCCACACTGGCCAAACAAAGCCATGAACTGGGCCAGCGCATTCTGCAGCTGGAGTCCGAGGCCTATGAAATCGCGGGCCAGCCGTTCAACCTCAGCAGCCCCAAACAACTGGGCGAAATCTTCTTCGACAAGCTGGGCATGCCGGTGGTCAAGAAAACCGCCACCGGCGCGCGCAGCACGGACGAAGAAGTGCTGGAGAAACTGGCAGAAGACTACCCGCTGCCGGCCAAGCTGCTGGAGCACCGCGGCCTGGCCAAGCTCAAGGGTACTTACACCGACAAGTTGGCCCAACTGGCCCTGCCACGTACCGGCCGTGTGCATACCCACTATGCGCAGGCGGTGGCGGTGACCGGGCGCTTGAGCAGCAACGACCCCAACCTGCAAAACATCCCCATCCGCACACCCGAGGGCCGGCGTGTGCGTGAGGCCTTTGTGGCACCGGCTGGCAGTGTGATTGCCAGCGCCGACTACTCGCAGATCGAGCTGCGCATCATGGCCCACATCAGCGACGACGCAGCGTTACTCAAGGCCTTCCACGACGGCCTGGACGTGCACCGCGCCACCGCAGCCGAGGTGTTCAGTGTGCCCGTGGACCAAGTGTCAAGCGAACAGCGCCGCTACGCCAAGGTCATCAATTTCGGTCTGATCTACGGCATGAGTGCCTTTGGTCTGGCGCGCAACCTGGGCATAGACAACACGGCCGCAAAGAACTACATCGCCCGTTATTTTGAGCGTTACCCGGGAGTCAAGAACTACATGGAGTCCACCCGTGCGCTGGCCCGCCAGCAGGGTTATGTGGAAACCGTGTTTGGCCGGCGCCTGCAACTGGGCGGCATCCAAAGTGCCAAGGGCGCGCAGCTGGCGGGCCTGGAGCGCGCCGCCATCAACGCGCCCATGCAGGGCACGGCGGCCGACCTCATCAAGCTCAGCATGAATGCCGTGCAGCAGGTACTGGACCGTGAGCAACGCGGCACGAAGATGATCATGCAGGTGCACGACGAACTGGTGTTCGAAGTGCCTGAGGCTGAGGTGGACTGGCTCAGGACCGAAATCCCGCGCCTGATGGCCGGTGTGGCGGAGTTGAAAGTACCGCTGCTGGCCGAGGTCGGCGTGGGCCCCAACTGGGACAAGGCGCACTGA
- a CDS encoding BPSS1780 family membrane protein: protein MKLHIVPASRGAQWVKLGMRTFFKQPLAMSGLFFIFLAVMSVLSVLPVVGNAIAFVLMPGVTLGLMAATLESSNGKFPMPTILVAAFRAGSLQRRHMLVLGALYTLGIVLILCATPLIDGGGFAKLMLLGEAPAADARQDMDFQLAMLFASGLNMPLTLLFCHASALIHWHGTSPVKSLFFSLAAIAGNFRAFVVYGLVWMGVFFGFGIIMAILVAAVGTVETVAAIAYPAAMLVATMVFTSIYFTFHDSFEFTPGDDT, encoded by the coding sequence ATGAAACTCCACATCGTCCCGGCCAGCAGGGGCGCCCAATGGGTCAAGTTGGGCATGCGAACGTTCTTCAAACAACCTTTGGCGATGTCCGGGCTGTTCTTCATTTTCCTGGCGGTGATGTCGGTGCTCAGCGTGTTGCCCGTGGTCGGCAACGCGATTGCCTTTGTGCTGATGCCGGGGGTCACACTGGGGTTGATGGCCGCCACACTGGAGTCCAGCAATGGCAAATTCCCCATGCCCACCATTCTGGTAGCGGCCTTCAGGGCCGGGTCGCTGCAAAGGCGTCACATGTTGGTGTTGGGCGCGTTGTACACCCTGGGCATTGTTCTCATCCTGTGTGCAACACCACTGATCGACGGTGGAGGCTTCGCCAAACTCATGCTGTTGGGCGAAGCGCCAGCCGCCGATGCCCGGCAGGACATGGACTTTCAACTGGCGATGTTGTTCGCGTCGGGGCTCAACATGCCGCTGACCCTGCTGTTTTGCCACGCCTCGGCATTGATTCATTGGCATGGCACAAGCCCGGTGAAGAGCCTCTTCTTCAGCCTGGCGGCCATTGCAGGAAATTTCAGGGCGTTTGTCGTATACGGGTTGGTCTGGATGGGCGTTTTCTTCGGATTCGGCATCATCATGGCCATATTGGTTGCCGCAGTGGGCACCGTAGAAACCGTTGCCGCCATTGCCTACCCCGCTGCCATGCTGGTCGCGACCATGGTTTTTACGTCCATTTACTTCACGTTCCACGACAGCTTTGAGTTCACTCCAGGAGATGACACATGA
- a CDS encoding NAD(P)-dependent oxidoreductase translates to MKIAVLGIGLMGFPMGRRLCEAGHTVHVWNRTLSKAQRLASAGAIVHALPTDAVRDADIVITLLDNGAIVGQVLFDMGVADAMPSSCLVVDMSSIKPAEARDHAARLNERHIAYLDAPVSGGTIGADNGTLAIMVGGKASSFERALPVLNVFGRATHVGPTGAGQLTKLANQMIVGATIGIVAEALLLCERGGAHMGKVKEAITGGFADSRILQVHGQRMVERDFTPRGRMAVQLKDLRNAMATAGEIGFDAPITALFEQLYAQGIEHGLADLDHSGLFVELASRNGMD, encoded by the coding sequence ATGAAAATTGCAGTACTGGGTATTGGCCTGATGGGATTTCCAATGGGCCGGCGTCTGTGCGAGGCCGGACACACCGTCCACGTGTGGAACCGCACGCTGAGCAAGGCGCAGCGCCTGGCCAGCGCCGGGGCTATCGTCCACGCCCTGCCGACAGACGCCGTGCGTGATGCGGACATCGTCATCACCCTGCTGGACAACGGCGCCATCGTCGGACAGGTACTGTTTGACATGGGTGTAGCAGACGCCATGCCGAGCAGCTGTTTGGTGGTTGATATGTCTTCCATCAAGCCGGCAGAGGCCAGGGACCACGCGGCACGGCTCAACGAGCGGCATATTGCCTATCTGGACGCCCCGGTATCCGGTGGCACCATTGGCGCGGACAACGGAACACTGGCCATCATGGTCGGCGGCAAAGCCAGCAGCTTTGAGCGCGCCCTGCCCGTGCTGAACGTCTTTGGCCGCGCAACCCATGTAGGCCCTACTGGTGCCGGCCAACTGACCAAACTGGCCAACCAGATGATTGTGGGCGCCACGATTGGCATCGTCGCAGAAGCGCTGCTGCTGTGTGAACGCGGCGGCGCACACATGGGCAAGGTCAAGGAAGCCATCACTGGTGGTTTTGCCGACAGCCGCATCCTGCAAGTACACGGCCAACGCATGGTGGAGCGCGACTTTACGCCGCGCGGGCGCATGGCGGTGCAGCTCAAGGATTTGCGCAACGCCATGGCTACCGCAGGCGAGATTGGTTTTGATGCCCCTATTACCGCGCTGTTCGAGCAGTTGTATGCCCAGGGCATCGAGCACGGGCTGGCCGACCTGGACCACTCGGGCTTGTTTGTGGAATTGGCCAGTCGCAACGGCATGGACTGA
- a CDS encoding UvrD-helicase domain-containing protein, with amino-acid sequence MFSIPPTAADHISPLLATLNPEQCAAVTLPAEHALILAGAGSGKTRVLTTRIAWLLQGGYVAPGGILAVTFTNKAAKEMMTRLSAMLPVNVRGMWIGTFHGLCNRFLRAHYKMANLPQAFQILDTQDQLSAIKRLCKQNNVDDERFPAKQLQWFISGCKEDGLRPNMVEVRDDETRRKVDIYQLYEEQCQREGVVDFGELMLRSYELLRDNDPIREHYQRRFRHILIDEFQDTNKLQYAWIKMLAGQGANASPDTPGGAVIAVGDDDQSIYAFRGARVGNMADFVTEFNVQHQIKLEQNYRSYSNILDSANALISHNSKRLGKNLRTDQGAGEPVRVYEAPTDFAEAQWMVEEMKQLVRDNGTEAGFARKEIAVLYRSNAQSRVIETALFNAAMPYRVYGGLRFFERAEIKHALAYLRLLENPNDDTSFMRVVNFPARGIGARSLEQLQDLARVQGCSLHDAVSVLPGRAGAVIAGFVAKIDVLREQTAGMNLRDIIAHMLDHSGLVEHYKADREGADRLENLDELVNAAESFVMQEGFGRDAAAMIVSAAGQSPASQGLDPNAPDLPPDVLGDTGETLSPLVAFLTHAALEAGDNMAEAGQDAIQLMTVHSSKGLEFDAVFITGMEEGLFPHENSMNDRDGLEEERRLMYVAITRARKRLYLSHSQSRMLHGQTRFNMKSRFFEELPEAALKWLTPKNQNFGRSWNADFAMQSGASYSGSTGAGGIFNQTVVRKEDPSKHGLRLGMLVFHAKFGEGTVLTLEGAGDDARAQINFPRHGTKWLALSVAKLTPVP; translated from the coding sequence ATGTTTTCGATCCCCCCTACCGCTGCCGACCACATTTCCCCCTTGCTGGCCACCCTCAATCCCGAGCAATGTGCTGCCGTCACATTGCCCGCAGAACACGCGCTGATATTGGCCGGCGCAGGCTCGGGCAAGACCCGTGTGTTGACAACCCGCATCGCCTGGTTGTTACAAGGTGGTTACGTGGCGCCGGGCGGAATTTTGGCTGTCACCTTTACCAACAAGGCGGCCAAGGAAATGATGACGCGCCTCTCTGCCATGCTGCCCGTGAACGTGCGCGGTATGTGGATAGGCACCTTCCACGGCCTGTGCAACCGTTTCCTGCGTGCACACTACAAGATGGCCAACCTGCCCCAGGCCTTCCAGATCCTGGACACCCAAGACCAGCTGAGCGCCATCAAGCGCCTGTGCAAGCAGAACAATGTGGACGACGAGCGTTTTCCGGCCAAACAACTGCAGTGGTTTATCAGTGGCTGCAAGGAAGACGGCCTGCGCCCCAATATGGTGGAAGTGCGCGACGACGAGACCCGGCGCAAGGTCGATATCTACCAGTTGTACGAAGAACAGTGCCAGCGCGAAGGCGTGGTGGACTTTGGCGAACTGATGCTGCGCTCCTACGAGTTACTGCGCGATAACGATCCCATTCGTGAGCACTACCAGCGGCGCTTTCGCCACATCCTGATCGACGAGTTCCAGGACACCAACAAGCTGCAGTACGCCTGGATCAAGATGTTGGCTGGTCAGGGTGCCAACGCCAGCCCGGACACGCCGGGCGGTGCGGTGATTGCGGTGGGTGACGACGACCAGAGCATTTACGCCTTCCGCGGTGCACGGGTGGGCAATATGGCCGACTTTGTGACCGAGTTCAACGTGCAGCACCAGATCAAGCTGGAGCAGAACTACCGCAGCTACAGCAACATCCTGGACTCGGCCAATGCGCTGATCAGCCACAACAGCAAACGCCTGGGCAAGAACCTGCGCACCGACCAGGGCGCGGGCGAACCGGTGCGGGTCTATGAGGCCCCCACCGACTTTGCCGAAGCGCAGTGGATGGTCGAGGAGATGAAACAACTGGTGCGCGACAACGGCACCGAGGCGGGTTTTGCGCGCAAAGAGATCGCCGTGCTCTACCGCAGCAATGCACAAAGCCGGGTGATAGAAACCGCGCTGTTTAATGCCGCCATGCCCTACCGCGTCTATGGCGGTCTGCGCTTTTTTGAGCGGGCCGAGATCAAACATGCGCTGGCCTACTTGCGCCTGCTGGAGAACCCGAACGACGACACCAGCTTCATGCGGGTCGTCAACTTTCCGGCGCGCGGCATTGGTGCGCGCAGCCTGGAGCAATTGCAGGACCTGGCGCGTGTACAGGGCTGCTCGTTGCACGACGCCGTAAGCGTACTGCCTGGTCGCGCGGGCGCGGTGATTGCAGGCTTTGTTGCCAAGATCGATGTGCTGCGCGAGCAGACGGCGGGCATGAACCTGCGCGACATCATTGCGCACATGCTGGACCACAGCGGCCTGGTCGAGCACTACAAGGCCGACCGCGAAGGTGCCGACCGCCTGGAGAATCTGGACGAACTCGTCAACGCCGCCGAGAGTTTTGTGATGCAGGAAGGTTTTGGCCGCGATGCCGCCGCCATGATCGTGTCCGCTGCGGGCCAAAGCCCGGCCAGCCAGGGGCTGGACCCCAACGCTCCCGATTTGCCACCGGATGTGCTGGGCGACACGGGTGAGACCCTGTCGCCGCTGGTGGCCTTTTTGACCCACGCCGCCCTGGAGGCGGGTGACAACATGGCCGAGGCTGGGCAGGACGCCATCCAGCTGATGACCGTGCACTCCAGCAAGGGTCTGGAGTTTGACGCGGTCTTCATCACCGGCATGGAGGAAGGTCTGTTCCCGCATGAGAATTCCATGAACGACCGTGACGGCCTGGAGGAAGAGCGGCGCCTGATGTATGTGGCGATCACCCGCGCGCGCAAGCGGTTGTACCTGAGCCATTCGCAGTCGCGCATGCTGCATGGCCAGACCCGTTTCAACATGAAAAGTCGCTTCTTTGAGGAGTTGCCCGAGGCCGCGCTGAAATGGCTGACCCCCAAGAACCAGAATTTTGGCCGTAGCTGGAATGCAGATTTTGCTATGCAATCAGGAGCATCCTATTCAGGTTCCACTGGGGCTGGAGGTATTTTTAACCAAACCGTTGTGCGTAAGGAAGATCCCAGCAAACATGGCCTGCGTTTGGGTATGCTGGTGTTCCACGCCAAGTTTGGCGAGGGCACGGTCTTGACGCTGGAAGGTGCTGGCGATGATGCGCGGGCCCAGATCAACTTCCCCCGCCACGGCACCAAATGGCTGGCGCTCAGCGTGGCCAAGCTGACGCCAGTGCCCTGA
- a CDS encoding chalcone isomerase family protein, which yields MIFTNKLLKLLLLATTALLWGSPVLSATLDVGGVKVEESLTIYNNTLLLNGAGLVSNGKAPSYVAQIYAKQKFKTLDELFAVPGPKRLVLTAVKEVDTGPIVKMFNRSVDETAGKSDRAKLIPGLMSIGEIFKANRVLKPGEVMTLDWVPISGLVIYLGGKLQGQPYRDAELFRAAMWVWMGDFPVDAKVKDALLGRM from the coding sequence ATGATCTTTACAAACAAGCTTCTCAAATTACTTCTGCTTGCAACCACGGCACTGCTATGGGGCTCACCGGTGCTGTCGGCCACGCTGGATGTGGGTGGTGTGAAGGTCGAAGAGTCGCTCACCATCTACAACAATACGCTGCTGCTCAACGGTGCGGGTCTGGTGTCGAATGGAAAGGCGCCCAGTTATGTCGCGCAAATTTACGCCAAACAAAAGTTCAAAACGCTGGACGAACTGTTTGCCGTGCCCGGCCCCAAAAGGCTGGTGCTGACCGCGGTCAAGGAAGTGGACACCGGCCCCATCGTCAAGATGTTCAACCGCAGTGTGGACGAAACGGCTGGCAAAAGTGACCGGGCCAAACTGATTCCCGGCCTGATGAGTATTGGTGAAATCTTCAAGGCCAACCGGGTGCTCAAGCCCGGTGAAGTAATGACCCTGGACTGGGTGCCGATCTCAGGCCTGGTCATCTACCTGGGCGGCAAGCTGCAGGGCCAGCCCTACCGCGATGCGGAACTGTTCCGAGCCGCCATGTGGGTTTGGATGGGCGATTTTCCGGTGGACGCCAAGGTAAAGGACGCGCTGCTGGGCCGTATGTAG